Proteins encoded together in one Chloroflexota bacterium window:
- a CDS encoding Ni/Fe hydrogenase subunit alpha, which produces MKRITIDPITRLEGHGKIEIFLNDEGDVANAYFMIPELRGFERFCVGRPAEEMPRITNRICGVCPEAHHMASTKALDALFHVEPSSAVKKLREMFYSAFYVTDHTTHFYALGGPDFVLGPDAPAAERNILGVIHKVGVEIGKQVIDCRQRNHHVIEMLGGRGVHPVAGMPGGWSRAITEEERQEIEEIAKANVDFALFSLKLFEDIVLGNQEYVDMILSDAYTHRTYYMGTVDEHNHVNFYDGMIRVVDPDGKEFVKYHPKDYTQHVAEHVEPWTYLKFPYLKAVGWKGFVDGKDSGVYCATPLSRLNAADGMATPRAREAYEKMYETLGSKKVNGRYQPVHYRLATHWARLIELLYAAERMLELIQDPEITDPNVRVEVTSTPDEGVGCVEAPRGTLTHHYWTDENGILTRVNLIVGTTNNYAPIAMSVKKAAQSLIKKGTVITDGLLNRIEMAFRAYDPCMACATHSLPGQMPLEVTIYDAQGRVVERLSQYVERV; this is translated from the coding sequence TCGAGCGTTTTTGCGTGGGGCGCCCCGCCGAGGAGATGCCGCGCATCACGAACCGGATCTGTGGGGTCTGCCCGGAGGCGCATCACATGGCGTCGACCAAGGCGTTGGACGCTCTCTTCCACGTGGAACCCTCCTCGGCGGTGAAGAAGCTGCGAGAGATGTTCTATTCGGCCTTCTACGTGACCGATCACACGACGCATTTCTACGCGTTGGGTGGCCCGGACTTCGTGTTGGGGCCGGATGCTCCGGCGGCGGAGCGGAACATCCTGGGCGTGATCCACAAGGTGGGCGTGGAGATCGGCAAACAGGTGATCGACTGTCGCCAGCGGAATCATCACGTCATCGAGATGCTGGGAGGGCGAGGCGTGCATCCTGTGGCCGGGATGCCCGGGGGATGGAGCCGGGCCATCACCGAGGAGGAGCGGCAGGAGATCGAGGAGATCGCCAAGGCCAATGTGGACTTCGCCCTGTTCAGCCTGAAGCTGTTCGAGGACATCGTGCTGGGGAACCAGGAATACGTGGATATGATCCTGTCGGATGCCTATACCCATCGCACGTACTACATGGGGACGGTAGACGAGCATAACCACGTGAACTTCTACGATGGGATGATCCGGGTGGTGGATCCGGACGGCAAGGAGTTCGTGAAGTACCACCCCAAGGACTACACCCAGCACGTGGCGGAGCACGTGGAACCCTGGACGTACCTGAAGTTCCCCTACCTGAAGGCGGTGGGGTGGAAGGGGTTCGTGGACGGCAAGGACAGCGGCGTCTACTGTGCGACGCCCTTGTCCCGGCTGAATGCAGCGGACGGCATGGCGACCCCCCGGGCGCGGGAAGCCTATGAGAAGATGTACGAGACGCTGGGGAGCAAGAAGGTCAACGGCCGATATCAGCCCGTTCACTATCGCCTGGCGACCCATTGGGCCCGCCTGATCGAGCTCCTCTACGCGGCGGAGCGTATGCTGGAGCTGATTCAGGACCCGGAGATCACGGATCCCAACGTGCGGGTGGAGGTGACCAGCACCCCGGACGAGGGCGTGGGGTGTGTGGAGGCGCCCCGAGGCACGCTGACCCATCACTACTGGACGGATGAGAACGGCATCCTCACCCGGGTGAACCTGATCGTGGGGACGACCAACAACTACGCTCCCATCGCCATGTCGGTGAAGAAGGCGGCCCAGTCCCTGATCAAGAAGGGGACCGTGATCACGGATGGGTTGTTGAATCGGATCGAGATGGCATTCCGGGCCTACGATCCGTGTATGGCCTGTGCCACGCACTCGCTGCCGGGGCAGATGCCCCTGGAGGTCACCATCTATGATGCGCAGGGGCGTGTGGTGGAGCGGTTGAGCCAATACGTGGAGCGGGTCTGA